In Lewinellaceae bacterium, a single window of DNA contains:
- a CDS encoding flotillin family protein, whose protein sequence is MSIVIPILFVVAIFLLLMWFFVSRYRRCPSDKILVIYGKTGQGSANCIHGGAAFVWPVIQDYQYLDLQPMSIDVNLQDALSKQNIRVSVPAQFTVAIGNEPSLMKAAAERLLGMHKDSIRSLSHDIIMGQMRLVIANMDIEELNSDRDKFVTAVYEHVGDELHKIGLSLINVNVTDIHDESGYIKALGQEAAAKAINDAKVKVAKEERTGAIGQAEADKERRTQVAAADSAAEIGEKNAQADAIKGKNLADIQIALSDTSRRQQVAEANKNAEVAEKTTEAEAQTAAYRAQTEAEEARKERELAARRANEVVQSQIEKEKTVIAAEAEAERNRKVAEGEAAAVLARYQAEAEGIRKVLDAQAAGFQKLVDAADGNAQAAIGLLLVDKIPELAKTQADAIKNIKFDKITVFDGGDGQGTAGFLSNMFKSIPALSEFMNQSGLNLPEYLARNGNENVNPEPVKNGHPEAPVKEESKGGKKG, encoded by the coding sequence ATGTCCATAGTGATTCCAATCCTCTTTGTCGTAGCGATTTTCCTGCTATTGATGTGGTTCTTCGTGTCCCGGTACCGCCGTTGCCCGTCCGACAAAATCCTGGTAATTTACGGGAAGACAGGGCAGGGCAGCGCCAACTGCATCCACGGCGGCGCCGCCTTTGTCTGGCCGGTGATTCAGGACTACCAATACCTGGACTTGCAGCCCATGTCGATCGACGTGAACCTGCAGGATGCGCTGTCCAAGCAGAACATCCGGGTGTCCGTCCCGGCGCAGTTCACGGTGGCGATCGGCAACGAGCCCAGCCTGATGAAAGCAGCCGCCGAGCGCCTGCTGGGCATGCACAAGGACTCCATCCGCTCCCTGTCCCACGACATCATCATGGGGCAGATGCGCCTGGTGATCGCCAATATGGACATCGAGGAGCTGAATTCCGACCGCGATAAATTCGTCACCGCCGTATACGAACACGTCGGCGATGAACTGCACAAGATCGGCCTGTCCCTGATCAACGTCAACGTTACCGACATTCACGACGAATCGGGCTATATCAAGGCATTGGGGCAGGAAGCCGCCGCCAAGGCCATCAACGACGCCAAGGTGAAAGTCGCCAAGGAAGAGCGCACCGGCGCCATTGGCCAGGCCGAAGCGGATAAGGAACGGCGCACCCAGGTGGCTGCTGCCGATTCCGCAGCCGAGATCGGCGAAAAGAATGCCCAGGCAGATGCGATTAAAGGCAAAAACCTGGCTGACATCCAGATCGCCCTCTCGGATACGAGCCGGCGCCAACAGGTGGCCGAAGCCAATAAAAATGCCGAAGTAGCCGAAAAGACCACTGAGGCCGAAGCCCAGACCGCCGCCTACCGGGCCCAGACCGAAGCCGAAGAGGCCCGCAAGGAAAGAGAACTGGCCGCCCGCCGCGCCAATGAAGTCGTCCAGTCTCAGATCGAGAAAGAAAAAACGGTCATCGCCGCCGAAGCGGAAGCCGAACGCAACCGCAAAGTAGCCGAAGGCGAAGCGGCAGCCGTGTTGGCACGCTACCAGGCCGAAGCCGAAGGTATCCGCAAAGTGCTGGACGCCCAGGCCGCCGGCTTCCAAAAGCTGGTCGACGCCGCCGACGGCAACGCCCAGGCCGCTATCGGATTGCTGCTGGTAGACAAGATTCCGGAACTGGCGAAGACGCAGGCCGATGCCATCAAGAACATCAAGTTCGATAAGATTACCGTCTTCGACGGGGGCGACGGGCAGGGCACGGCCGGGTTCCTGAGCAATATGTTCAAGTCTATCCCCGCCCTGAGCGAGTTCATGAACCAGTCGGGCCTCAACCTGCCGGAGTACCTGGCGAGGAATGGCAACGAAAATGTGAATCCGGAACCGGTGAAGAATGGCCATCCGGAAGCGCCGGTTAAGGAAGAAAGTAAGGGAGGGAAGAAAGGGTGA
- a CDS encoding IS91 family transposase → MSTRAKQPRWEVADVIRRFGEAFRAQGRVCKHHLRTLSALERCRTAALGGHIDACTECGAVRISYNSCRNRHCPKCGGLQRELWIQARSEELLPVKYYHVVFTIPEQFNEWCLYNPAFCYDTLFKAAWQTLRTFAADDKWLGAQAGATMVLHTWGQNLSLHPHIHCIVPGGGLAPQGQWQNPKRAGSRGFLFPVKAMSKVFRAIYLRHFTDAYKQGSLHIPPRQKKPFAQWRRERFAQHWVVYAKAPFHGPQAVVEYLGRYTHKVAISNHRITNIDKQRVSFRYKDYRQDGKRKTMSLEGAEFLRRFCLHILPPGFRRMRHYGILSNFHKARALHAARIALKVEPAQPTQKPEAAEQREKVLEQWLGRNPHDCTHCGAKGTIQRVAIIPAACRDPPPAAMQSAKFL, encoded by the coding sequence ATGAGCACAAGGGCTAAACAACCCCGTTGGGAAGTAGCTGATGTTATCCGGCGCTTCGGCGAGGCCTTCCGCGCCCAGGGAAGGGTGTGCAAACACCACTTGCGCACCCTCTCCGCCCTGGAGCGCTGCCGCACCGCTGCTCTCGGCGGGCACATTGACGCCTGTACCGAGTGTGGCGCGGTGCGCATCAGCTACAACTCTTGTCGCAACCGCCACTGCCCAAAGTGCGGTGGCCTGCAGCGCGAACTATGGATACAGGCCCGCTCTGAAGAACTCCTCCCGGTGAAGTATTATCATGTCGTTTTTACCATCCCAGAGCAGTTCAACGAGTGGTGCTTGTACAACCCTGCTTTTTGCTATGACACGCTTTTCAAAGCTGCCTGGCAAACCTTGCGCACTTTTGCCGCTGATGACAAATGGCTCGGCGCTCAGGCAGGCGCCACGATGGTGCTCCACACTTGGGGGCAAAACCTGAGCTTACACCCACACATACACTGTATTGTACCTGGTGGAGGGCTCGCGCCACAGGGGCAATGGCAAAACCCTAAACGGGCGGGCAGCAGAGGCTTCCTCTTCCCGGTTAAGGCCATGAGCAAAGTTTTCCGCGCCATATACCTGCGGCATTTTACGGATGCTTACAAACAAGGTAGCCTGCACATCCCGCCCAGGCAAAAGAAGCCTTTTGCTCAATGGCGCCGCGAACGCTTTGCCCAGCATTGGGTTGTCTATGCCAAAGCGCCTTTTCATGGGCCCCAAGCTGTGGTGGAATACCTGGGACGGTACACACACAAAGTGGCCATCTCCAACCACCGCATCACTAACATCGACAAGCAACGAGTTTCCTTCCGCTACAAGGACTACCGCCAGGATGGCAAGCGCAAAACCATGAGCTTGGAAGGAGCAGAGTTCCTCCGCCGGTTTTGCTTGCACATACTTCCGCCAGGATTCAGGCGGATGCGGCACTACGGCATCCTGAGCAACTTCCACAAAGCTCGGGCTTTGCACGCCGCTAGAATAGCCCTGAAAGTGGAACCTGCCCAGCCTACACAAAAGCCGGAAGCTGCTGAGCAGAGGGAAAAAGTACTGGAGCAGTGGCTGGGGCGCAACCCCCATGATTGCACGCATTGCGGCGCTAAGGGTACTATTCAGCGGGTTGCCATCATCCCGGCTGCCTGCCGCGATCCGCCGCCTGCTGCCATGCAGTCAGCGAAGTTTCTATAG